The Deltaproteobacteria bacterium genome segment GCATGACCCGCGCGGACTACTGCGGCGATGGCACGCCACACACCGTGGTGGGCGCGTGGATCAACCTCTACGACAACCTCGGCCTCAACATCGACGACGCCCACTGGGTGATGGAGGCGCAGTGGAGCCCGCATGGCGCCACCTGCCTGTCGCCGGGCGGGATCACCGACGGCGGCTCGGCCGTGGCCTGCTACAACCAGCTCGCCAGCCCCAGCTGCGGCGCCGACGATCCCAACGCCATGCTGACCACCGAGACGCCCACCGGCGCCCGGATGACCTTCCCCAGCATGCCGCCGCTGTAGTCCGCATCGACGGCAACACCCGGCTTTCCTGGCGCCCTCGGGATGCACGTCCGCGCGCGGCGTGCTAACCCTCCGGCAGCACGTCCGGAGGCCGCATGGCCAGCGACATCTCGCGCGAGTACCAGCGTTGGCTGGAGAAGACCTACGAGCCCGCCAGGGCCAAGAGCCCCGAGCGAAGGAAGAGCTTCTCCACGAGCTCCGGCATCACCGAGCCGCCGCTCTTCGGCCCCCAGAACGCCCCCGACGGTACGGGATATATCGAAAGCCTGGGCTTCCCCGGCGAGTACCCCTTCACGCGCGGCGTGCAGCCCACCATGTACCGCGGCCGCCACTGGACCATGCGCCAGTACGCCGGCTTCGGCACGGCCGCCGACGCGAACAAGCGCTACCGCTACCTGCTCCAGAGCGGCCAGACGGGCCTTTCGGTGGCCTTCGACCTGCCCACGCAGATGGGCCGCGACGCCGACCACCCGCGCGCCGCCGGTGAGGTGGGCCGCGTGGGCGTGGCCATCGGCTCGCTCGAGGACATGGGGGTGCTCCTCGACGGCATCCCGCTGGATCAGGTCTCCACGTCGATGACCATCAACGCCACCGCGCCCATCCTGCTCTGCTTGTACGCCGCGCACGGTGAGAAGACGGGCGTGCCGCTCGCCAAGCTCTCCGGCACGGTTCAGAACGACATCCTCAAGGAGTACATGGCGCGCGGCACCTACGTGTACCCGCCCGCGCCAAGCTTGCGGCTCATCACCGATCTCTTCGCCTTCACCGCGAAGAACATGCCCAAGTGGAACCCCATCAGCATCAGCGGGTACCACATCCGCGAGGCAGGCTCGACGGCCGCCCAGGAGATCGCCTTCACCCTGGCCGACGGCATCACCTACGTGCAGGCCGCCCTCGACGCCGGCCTCGACGTGGACGCCTTCGCCGGACAGCTCAGCTTCTTCTTCAACGTGCACAACCACTTCGTGGAGGAGATCGCCAAGTTCCGTGCGGCGCGGCGGCTCTGGGCGCGCATC includes the following:
- a CDS encoding methylmalonyl-CoA mutase family protein is translated as MASDISREYQRWLEKTYEPARAKSPERRKSFSTSSGITEPPLFGPQNAPDGTGYIESLGFPGEYPFTRGVQPTMYRGRHWTMRQYAGFGTAADANKRYRYLLQSGQTGLSVAFDLPTQMGRDADHPRAAGEVGRVGVAIGSLEDMGVLLDGIPLDQVSTSMTINATAPILLCLYAAHGEKTGVPLAKLSGTVQNDILKEYMARGTYVYPPAPSLRLITDLFAFTAKNMPKWNPISISGYHIREAGSTAAQEIAFTLADGITYVQAALDAGLDVDAFAGQLSFFFNVHNHFVEEIAKFRAARRLWARIMKERFKAKNPRSWMLRFHAQTAGSTLTAQQPDNNVVRVALQALAAVLGGCQSLHTNSKDEALALPSEQSARLALRTQQIIAAETGVADLIDPFGGAYALEQLTDELEAKAQGYIARIDDLGGMVRAIEQGYPQQEIQDAAYQAQRELEEKRSVVVGVNEFVVQEPPPADLLRIDAEVEKRQAARMQELRARRAADPVRRSLDALRTSAKGKDNLIPLIFEAVKSLATLGEISDALRDVFGEHRENVVL